The genomic stretch CCCTGTGCAGTATTTATGACAATTCCCCGCTGGGAAATCGcaagagtgggctgtgcgctttgccccacGACGAAAAATCAAACATGGTATCAGCGAAGTTTACTCACCATCAAGTGAGAAAGACCTTAAAGAACACtctcatcaagttttgtggtcctagctacagaaatgtggtaatgggagcgagttaaaaaagggtgcagtttcgaaaatcctcttcccgatttacattggagtaaatggaacAGTTGAGAGCtatcttgtcggttagaggcagataaTTCAAAAAACGTAAATCCTACTGATAAAgcagacacattgggagaaagaagataagtgtggctacaactgtGGAAAATATCACCATTGTTGAGTGACATTTGTGGCTGGGagcgtcacggaaagagaaaatttctgagAGTTTTTTTGAGTCTCTCATGGCTGAAAAACTACACATcttaggaaaaaagttcaaatacaactcaAATACACAGGACCTCCAGCTGTTCTGAGTTACAGTAGAAGACTTTTGGCTTTTGACTTCTCACATCAGCACATTTTCGTCCTTTTATTGCATTAAATCTTCTCCTCCACTTGTTTGATTAATCAGCCTGGAGCACAAGAAACTGGTTgattttattacagttttaGTATTTCAAGTTTAACCAAAGCCTTCATTGAAAACTGAAACTAATCTACGTCTTCTTCCGCTCATCTTCCATGTCGCTGTTTTGCTGCTCTTGACATTGTTCCTTTCTTTGTTGGACGAAACATCATAGCTGTGCTCAGGGAGCTGATGGTATACACTGCTGTCACGCCGCCCAGCCGACACCTGACTCCTGAAATGataaatgtctttttatgtCGCTTTTGGTCCCACGACCAGGTCTTTTGAACGGGGACGAAGGTGTGAcctgaaaacaagaaaagatgTTTTCAGGCACATAGATCGTTTTTCCTCACTGATGTCACCAGAGCTCAGAAACTCAACGCTGTAAGTGTGAGATTAAACACAACATTGTGAACTTCCAGCTGCTTTCCAGGCGCCGAGGGAGCGGCCTTTATCTGAGGAGAACAAAAGATGTCCTCTCTGATTTGCCAGCGGTGGCTCTGCAGACAGTATATATAATGTCTCATGTCACGTATGTTTTCAGGGAGTGTGAGTGGAGATGAGGGCTCTCGTGGTGTTCCTCTTGGCAGCGCTGGGCTGCAGTCCGGCTGAAGGCAGAGACGTGACCAGATGTGAGCTGAGGGACGAACTGAAGACGACGATCGGTCGCCTGCAGGAGGAAGTGAAGCAGAAAGGACTGCCTGTGGATGTCTTAGTGGCACACGGTGAGTGCGACACTGAACATGGGTAATATTTTGTTATGTGAAGTAAGAAACAGATAAAAATGTTTCCCAGGGCTGCAGATTAATTTGATGGGATtcatgatatttatttttattcatttaatgtgTGCAATGAGGCATAATTGAGTATAAAGCGAGTCTGTAGTTTGAGGAACCGCCGCCTCACAGGTTCTCAGCTGGCAGCTTCAGTAAACGTTACCTCCGGTCTCAACGTCTGCAGAGAAGAGGCGACTCCGGGGTGCTGGCCTTCTAGGCAGAGTAGCAAAGAAACAGCCAAATCAGAGACTGACAATAACAGGAAAAAGATTCAGatgggacagaaacacagacgttGGACAGAAGAAGACGAGACGCTGACGGACAAATCtgatcacaaagaaaaacatttgcgAGACAGCAGAATAAATGAAAAGCTGGAGGAGTGACGACGTCGTCTGTCAGCACGGTGGAGGAAATGTGACGGTGCTGGTAGAGTGGATCCACCTTCATCCCACAGCAGGACACAGCTGAAGTACTGTACATGTCCACATGATTTATGGATGCTGAAATATTTCAACGACTATCGGATGGATTACCAGGAAAATGTTGCACAGACATTCACGGTCCTCAGGTTGAACAAACAAGGAGACCACACAAaggcaaacatttaaaaacaatatttacattaaacaaAATCAGACCTAATCTGAAGTTGTTACAGCTTTGTTCATCTCTTTCTGTTTAATGCCATGAGCAGTTTTTGATATTTCCTCTCTGCAAGAACAAGTTTCAGAAAGTTTGGGCCGATGTTGAAGCAGCAGGAAACACAAGGAGGTCATAAAGTCATTAAGGaatcatcctctggggaccatgaatattCACAGTGTGCATGAAAAAGAGATAACTGGTCAcgttgtttctcttctctccttccttcagTTGTCTGTCACGCACAGTTTGCATCAGGTTTTAACACCAGTGCTGTGAACCAGCTGGACCCCGGGAGTGGAAAACATCACGGCAAGGGGAAGAGGGACACGAGCTACGCGGGCTTGTTCAGCATAGCAACCCCGCCGCCGGCTCGGGGCCGCCGGCACGCCGGGAAGGCTCCTCCTACAACACCCAAGCCTTCACATGTGGATGACAACATCTGGACGCTCTACGGCCTTTTCCAGCTCAGCAACCACCTGGTCTGCAGCGACGGAGAGTCTCTATCACCCAACATCTGTGGGATGAGCTGCAGCCGTgagtctctgtttgtgtttttttgtagaggccactaaatcctgcacactggacctttaacacaTCCACTTGTTCTCTTCACAGAGTTGATTGATGACGACATAAATGATGACATCAACTGCGTGTTCACGATCTTCCAATATCTCCTGTGAGTtcacttttctctctcagttCACTCGTTTAAATGTCGCAGTTAAACATGAAAGTTTGACTCGCCTGGATTTACTTAAAACGATTGTGTCCAAGGGGAAGTCGGGTGAATTTTattagtccacaaaacatttctggagcttcagaactgatttgaaaagatgttttcacaCCTCCATCGCTCGGTGGAGCTGCAGTGAAAGGAGGACTTGAAGTGTTGGATCTCAGGGCGCTCACGTTGGGTTATTTCCAGTTATTTTCTAAGATTTAAATCAAAtctccagctgcttctgttGTTCAGCACAACGCTACagctctgttttactgtgaagctccagaaacgtttAGTGGACtccgacacttcacctgactttatatcatcaggaggaggagaggatggaagagttttacttttttgtgtGAGCTTGGGTCACACTGCTGCATGAAGCTGAAGTTTTAAGtagccagaataaatgtcagcatggtaagtttctgcaaaaccacagataaatgAAACCTGGGAGGTAAAAGGCATCCTGGTTTGGCTTTAACAGCTGTTTTGGTTGCTGCAAAAATGGCTGGATATccctccaccatcacctccgTGTAACGTGAACGTGATACGCCTCGACTGATACACATCTGTGGTCTGCAGAAACATGAACCGCTGACATTATATCCTGGAGACTGGACTGTGTTCGCCTCATGTGACTCAGTCTGGAACCAGGTTGCTGTGATCGTAACGTTTTCCCGTCTGGATTGTTTTCACAGGGACAAGGGTTTTGGATACGAGCACCAGAGGGAGTTAATGATGATGTGAGTTGTTACCTTTTTGGAAAACACATTCTTTAGATGACAAACTGTTTAACATTCAGTCGTAGAAACACTGCAGGCCGTTAACCTGAACAACATGTGAATACctggtgtgtttgtctgcagggtCAGACTCATCTACCAGCAGGAGTGCCGAGCCATCACCGTCTCTGAGTACTTCACTGACTGCCCGTCTGACACTTCCTCTTAATGTGATCACTGGAGGGATTTACCTTTTTCCTAAAAAGAGTGTCCAGGTGATTTATCACAATAATAAAGTGAAGCATGCTGCACTTGTTGTTGGTTTGTCGAGTCTGTAATCCAACACTTGGATCTGCTCTGTCACGCGATGAGAGCCGATCAGGGAAATTCCCACGAACCAGCTCGTCTCCTCCGACCAGCCGGACCTGAAATCAAACACGAGCGTCGTTTCCTTGTAGCGACATGATGAATATAAGTGGTTATGTGTAATTCTATCTAAATATTTATGTGCATGATATTATTTTATCACCAAAACTATCAAACATGAGGTCATTAACTTGGATTATTTGACCATAACAGATGATTTATTAGCAGGAATCCCACTGATATCACAGTAATATATACAGCGTAGTTGCTGCAGTCCTATTATGTcaaactttctttctttttgtcaaaaCTCCTCTGGACTGATTGAACTGGATTcatgtcacctgctgcaggtgtgttcaCTCACTCCTAATTGGGATCATTCACCTCAAAGCCAGTCAGGGTGTGATGACGCTCATTTTGTGAATAAGAGAGGTGGTTTGAATGCAGCGAGGTCACTTTTGATTCCTGCAGGCTCGTCCTCACAGATCGTCACTCTGCTCAGGCTCTGTTGAGATTTATTTACGATGTAGGTGTGACCATGAGCGTTAACGAAGCCTCCAAACCACTAAATATCCAAGTGAGCAAGCTCATCTAAATGGAATGAAGCCATCGTTAATTGCAACTGCAACTTTCTCCTGTTGCTCATCTTGACTGAACACTCAGTTTGTTTAATCTCGTTTCATCGCGTTCTTCAGAGAAATATATGTCAGTTTCATTATCGTCTAAAGAGGtggattatttttcattattattactgattGTGTGAAATCaacttaaatatatatattgtttagatttatgtgttttctttacAGTGCTGTTTTAAACAACACTACAggagcagttgttgttgttgttctgacttgtgaccagcagagggagcacTTCATCCTCTCTGTCCCACAGTGTTGGTTTTGGTCCCTGTCCTGTTGAGACATGAACATATATACAaacatttagtttgtttcttAACTTCCTTCTACTTTCTCTGTCTTGGTTGATGGATCAACACATTTGGCAGATGCGGTGAAGATAAATAAAGGTTTCCAGACGAAGAATCCAGCAGATTTTAGTGATTCCTCAGAGAAACGTTGCATGGAATCTGGTTCAGACTCAGTTGGTCTTCATCgagcgccaccatcaggtcaaaGTTTTAATCTCTTCCAGGTGTTGGTTTATGACCAGTCACTCCTGTCAGCCTCAGGTGTGCCGTCACACCAAACAAGGCTGATAAGCAGACACTGATGAAGAACACAGAGATCCCcggacacagaatctgtttcctGTGTTGGCTGGTGTCTGCTGGAAACACCTGTCACCTGCTCAGGATTCACTGTTCAGGTGTCACTGTCACCTGactcatcgtcatcatcatcgtgaAAACGGACATGTAGCAACTAATAATGTAAtcatttaaatataataaaatttcataatgtaataaaatcacaGACGAGAAGAGATCTTTGTGCATAATGTAATGACTTTATAACATTAAGAGCCTTATTGATacagctcataatgtaataacagcTCATATAGTGAGAAAAGAGttgcattatcatcattttaccTCTCAAATAAAGCTGCAAGTAAAGTAAAAGGCTTCAGTTCATTAGTAAACTAAATTAGTGAAACCAATTATTATTTAATAGTAATTGAATCCTCACATTTTATTGATGTATAAAGTTATTTTGGGCCTCTGAGAAGCCGTGCTCGCTTCAACTGTGACTCCTGCAGGTCAGCAGCACTGTTTAAAGTTCAGTTAATATCTGAACAGgtgactttagacttttattcatcTCACATCGAGACATTCACTTGTTACAGTGGCAGttagacagacatacaataagtacaagacttaaaaaatttaaaaaaagatttggaTAGAAGAGAAAGATACTATATGCTATGTGCATCATATACAGGAAAAAGAGGCATGTGCATTGTATACAGGAGGTAAATGTGCATTTACGATCACGTGTTATCTGTGTATATTGTTTAGTTAAATGTATTTGGACTTGTGGTTTTCCGTGGGTGTCCTGACAGGATGTGTTTACACCTGAAGAGCTTTAGAGCTAGTTCATGTTTTACACTCACAGTTCTACACTGTGTATAGCCGGTAGATATTGTGAGACTAGTTTGATGTTCAGATCTGAATGCTTTTGATGACGTTTTTGTTATTGTATGGTTCTAAAGTGCTCGTCTCCTTCTTGCACAAGttccaaaataaaataagtttgaATGAACATGATGTGCTGCTTGTATCGTGTATTTAACAGAAGTAGTAGGAACATAATGTTCAAAAGCCTTTATTAAACTGGCATTAAAGACCCACAATAAAAAAGGTTGTATGGAAGGAAAAAGTGTTCGCTTACTTATTTGAAAAGAacaattttaaatgtgtttttattagttattgtaacattaacttgatctGATTTAAAACCAAAGCAAAGACGGGATGAGACGCCGCTGGTTCATCTGAGCTCACTGATAAGAtcaaatattataataataattgtacCAATATCtcaacattcatttatttattaaatgatgGTAAACTCTATATTTATTGACGTAGAGTGACGCCGTCATCGTCTTCATGTACGGAGGTCTGCAAATGTCTTAATTAAGAACAAATAAAAGTCTGAATAAGTAATTAAATGCACTTAAAATGATACACAAAATAAATCTAAGTATTGATTTATACATGTGGCGTAAATCaatgtttctgtatttatttaactttgtgTTAATTccactatttattttacttttccaCCCAACAGAGCTGCTCTGACAGTGAAGTGCCTCCTGCAGCACTGACTCACAGTATAATGACCTCCAGATGAAAACACGTGACTTCTCACATCAGCACATTTTGTTCGGCCCGGAGAACAAGATATTTGGTgattttattacagttttattaTCTGAAGTTTAACCAAACCCTTCATTGAAAACAAACTAGGCTACACTTTCTTCCGCTCATCTTCCATGTGGCTGTTTTGCTGCTCTCGACATTGTTCCCTCCTTTGTTCGCTGTGATCAGGAAGCTAATATTAACACCGCTGTCACGCTGCCGAGCCGATCCTCTGAAATGATAAATGTCTTTTTGAGTTGTGACAAGAGAAAGTGTCTCACCTTCTCTGGTTTTTGGTGTTCGACCAGGTCTTTTGAACGGGGatgtaggaacaccagcccttatgtctccatcacgaggctctgctccctctctgcgtcctctgacctctgacatctcaaccacaagacaagactaatttaacaaacaaagcatatctgtttgactgaatatttgcctcttctcccccctcacaaagaagatgaaatccttcttcctcaggccaaactaTGGCCTCTTCTCTCTATAGATTAGGACGGTGTGTtgctcttgctataaacagatcattgAAGACGTTTTCTTATCAATTTTAACGACTTACTAcaatagagtcctctctctccacatcagatgacaagaagtgggggttgatgttggttggggtaaagatgacccagtcctcCCCCCTCACAGGCCAAAGGGTTTTACGACCTGTCTCTGACATTCCAGTCTTTGCTGCATCCCAATCCTATACTCATtcacatttcaatatgttctgaataactattaactacaatttcatcttcttaattttagcagattccctAATAGCCAAGAAAGTCATACAGTAgatattttccatgttattgtcaagcccaaatgaagtttattacttaatgaatttggggtttgaaagaaaccagcccccacctttgcgatgggcacagacttgcatatcatgataatctttgtgtgtaatgcttgtgttatttaccagttaaatgtctgatgttttcttaagatagaactacaaggaatatgtataggtccttggtcctactgtgtattgtatgctttatggtttatgttgtataccattgttttatgccttaatcatgtttttaattctttcattcttgaatcatattcatgttacatcttttaacgaagacaaaaattcgacttttaagatggtaaagtttttgggaagttaaaacacgatttcgaaacattaaggcattatagtttatttgaattaaagtgttgtgggtcaCAACTCTCAACACAGAAGGAgcattgtcagccagccccacccctgCTCGGTGTGCCTGCTgtaaggtcataaaaacagagaagatgctcttctctcttctcttctgcttcttcttctctgcttcttctcttcGCTGGTCTTCTCTCATGCTGACGCTCCGCTCTCACTGtcgggtcctgacttcggtcaggactttggctcactctctctctccttttgggtcctgacttcggtcatgacttgGAGTCTTCTCCTCCGGGGTCTCTTGcccccctgtttctcctcctgacttttcttctcttctctgcacttctttgctttttattcttaattttatttttaaagtaatctttacttttatttttgcaacaagctctaagaaagcgaattgaataactactttaagtactctacttttatccaagtctttaatagaacaaattcttttctttttgatttttgatttgattttaatataactttaaagtatcaccgcctgatccagaagaagttgaattagtgaaaggatcagaacttgagaaccaccttgaaacatcaaagaaaagtctttttcaagactgttatcatctgatgaagaacgttgcagtccatcgtctgcctcagaagccgtgcaaggagtctccgtaaatagagcctttgtgtgctcccagccgagatcaactctgcccccagcgctcccaaggcggaaacccgctgggccttcggaccaagagtccctcaacagagtaccggccttccctctggctactggaccgacgcgctgtgccgtggtccaacccagaactctcaaagagaccaagcttcagtgcctcctgacgcccagacaaaacaggctgaacgtcttcatacagctggatccacacacgtgagaatgagtggtgtctaaagttctgactcctgtctaaagttctgactcctgtctaaagttctgactcctgtctaaagttctgacttctatcttataaacttaagaaagttgaggttagggtcttgttagtattaaaagattactcccgttaAACTTAATAtgtaaaaacccgaccctttaactttaccatctgccaaCGGTCACgtaatttgtttatttctaattacagtctttaccttttctgttatctgttgttcgtcctaaaattgtcagttcatttatgttaccccaaattatttagtcaataaatatatataatcatttgtttttgtctggatCTTGATTTTGATGTGGAGaatcgatggatacgtgcaaagaattcactgcttcagaatattgagattgaataaattgatttgaaattgatactctagctgcccaagtcaaacttgtacagttagatgtttggaatagttccctccagcctattctagtaaatcaaacaatggaggtggtgccccttctacgagtgtaaaattaatcaccagtgattaatgaccttgattatcaagcagtgatagtcccctacatttatatcCATGGTGCCGTCCACGTGAGGCCCGCATAGCCTACCTACATGTCCTACAAATTTGTGGTGCCCATGTGAGGCATAGTTGATTACCAGTCATtaattaattgccagtgattaattatcaaatatttatcaaagtagtgtctcctacaggGACGAAGGTGTGAcctgaaaacaagaaaagatgTTTTCAGGCACATAGATCGTTTTTCCTCACTGATGTCACCAGAGCTCAGAAACTCAACGCTGTAAGTGTGAGATTAAACACAACAGTGTGAACTTCCAGCTGCTTTCCAGGCGCCGAGGGAGCGGCCTTTATCTGAGGAGAACAAAAGATGTCCTCTCTGATTTGCCAGCGGTGGCTCTGCAGACAGTATATATAATGTCTCATGTCACGTATGTTTTCAGGGAGTGTGAGTGGAGATGAGGGCTCTCGTGGTGTTCCTCTTGGCAGCGCTGGGCTGCAGTCCGGCTGAAGGCAGAGACGTGACCAGATGTGAGCTGAGGGACCAACTGAAGGCAGCGATTCCTGACAAAGCAGAGTATGAAGGACTGTCTGTGGATGTCTTAGTGGCACACAGTGAGTACAAGTGGTAACTTTTGTGGTTTTGGGTGTGTTTTTCACACATGCTGAAACAGTGAGCGGTCGTCCATGTTTCCTACAGGATGAATTCTTACATCTCTTTCTGTTTGACGTCACCAGCAGGTCAAACAGATTACAGTCAGAAACACTTTGCAGCCCTCTGCCTGTTAGTTTTTGATATTTCCTCTTTGCAAGAAAGAGTTTCAGAAAGTTTGGGCCGATGTTGAAGCAGCAGGAAACACGAGGAGGTTCATAAAGTCATTAAGGAATcttcctctggggaccatgaatattCACAGTGTGCATGAAAAAGAGATAACTGGTCAcgttgtttctcttctctccttccttcagTTGTCTGTCACGCACAGTTTGCATCAGGTTTTAACACCAGcgctgtgaatcagctggacCCCAAGTCCAACACGGTCAGAACCCCGCCTCCTACAACACCCAAGCCTCCACATGTGGATGCCAACATCTGGACGCTCTACGGCCTTTTCCAGCTCAGCAACCACCTGGTCTGCAGCGACGGAGAGTCTCCATCACCCAACATCTGTGGGATGAGCTGCAGCCGTgagtctctgtttgtgtttgttcataTCATCCtgtcagacagtgtgtgtgtgtgtgtgtgtgtgtgtgtgtgtgtgtgtgtgtgtgtgtgtgtgtctgtgtgtgattaaAGGTCCAGGATTAAGGGAAGACACTaaatataataaacataaatatgttgATTATTCATcatatttatgttgttgttagtgtGTCGTCACCTGAAACTGAGAGTcgttgtgtttcctctgtttcctacagtagcccagaacagacaaacataaCACGGACTCTTTAGAGGGGAGGGGTTTTTGTAGAGGccactaaatcctgcacactggacctttaacacaTTCACTTGCTCTCTTCACAGAGCTGCTTGATGAAGACACTGACGATGACATCAGCTGCGTGTCCA from Sparus aurata chromosome 1, fSpaAur1.1, whole genome shotgun sequence encodes the following:
- the LOC115568867 gene encoding lysozyme C, milk isozyme-like, with product MRALVVFLLAALGCSPAEGRDVTRCELRDQLKAAIPDKAEYEGLSVDVLVAHIVCHAQFASGFNTSAVNQLDPKSNTVRTPPPTTPKPPHVDANIWTLYGLFQLSNHLVCSDGESPSPNICGMSCSQLLDEDTDDDISCVSTLFLYAIAEDSGYEYQDDLMTMVRLIYQQECRTITVSEYFTDCPSDT
- the LOC115568812 gene encoding lysozyme C-like, producing the protein MRALVVFLLAALGCSPAEGRDVTRCELRDELKTTIGRLQEEVKQKGLPVDVLVAHVVCHAQFASGFNTSAVNQLDPGSGKHHGKGKRDTSYAGLFSIATPPPARGRRHAGKAPPTTPKPSHVDDNIWTLYGLFQLSNHLVCSDGESLSPNICGMSCSQLIDDDINDDINCVFTIFQYLLDKGFGYEHQRELMMMVRLIYQQECRAITVSEYFTDCPSDTSS